A genome region from Nocardioides cynanchi includes the following:
- a CDS encoding ring-opening amidohydrolase: MPSRPPAIEVRKVPIHSVADASELTTLIDDGVIHADRVIAIIGKTEGNGGVNDYTRIIADRAFREALVARGADAEAVSQIPIVWSGGTDGVISPHATIFATVPEADVVPSDEPRLTVGFAISEVLLPEDIGRRAMVEKVAAAVEVAMARAGITDPADVHYVQTKTPLLTIDTIQDARSRGHDVFTEDTLTSMDVSNGGTALGIAVALGEISMPDDADILRDRSLYSSVASCSSGVELDRAQVVVVGNATGIGGRYRIGHSVMNDALDADGIWEAIRSAGLDLPERPHSSDLDGRLVNVFLKCEVSQDGRVRGRRNAMLDDSDVHWHRQIKAAVGGVTAVVTGDPAVFVSVSAAHQGPDGGGPVAAIVDLAPR; this comes from the coding sequence ATGCCCTCACGACCACCCGCCATCGAGGTCCGCAAGGTCCCGATCCACTCCGTCGCCGACGCCTCGGAGCTGACGACGCTGATCGACGACGGCGTGATCCACGCCGACCGGGTGATCGCGATCATCGGCAAGACCGAGGGCAACGGCGGCGTCAACGACTACACCCGGATCATCGCCGACCGGGCCTTCCGCGAGGCGCTCGTCGCCCGGGGCGCCGACGCCGAGGCCGTCTCGCAGATCCCGATCGTCTGGTCGGGCGGCACCGACGGCGTGATCAGCCCGCACGCGACGATCTTCGCCACGGTGCCGGAGGCGGACGTCGTACCCTCCGACGAGCCGCGGCTGACCGTCGGCTTCGCGATCAGCGAGGTGCTGCTGCCGGAGGACATCGGGCGCCGGGCGATGGTCGAGAAGGTCGCGGCGGCGGTCGAGGTGGCGATGGCGCGGGCCGGGATCACCGACCCCGCCGACGTCCACTACGTGCAGACCAAGACGCCGCTGCTGACCATCGACACGATCCAGGACGCCCGCAGCCGTGGGCACGACGTGTTCACCGAGGACACGCTGACGTCGATGGACGTCTCCAACGGCGGTACGGCGCTGGGCATCGCGGTCGCGCTCGGCGAGATCTCGATGCCCGACGACGCCGACATCCTGCGCGACCGGTCGCTCTACTCCTCGGTGGCCTCGTGCTCCTCGGGTGTCGAGCTGGACCGGGCCCAGGTCGTGGTCGTGGGCAACGCGACCGGCATCGGCGGGCGCTACCGGATCGGGCACTCGGTGATGAACGACGCCCTCGACGCCGACGGCATCTGGGAGGCGATCCGCTCCGCGGGCCTCGACCTCCCCGAGCGCCCCCACTCCTCCGACCTCGACGGCCGGCTGGTCAACGTCTTCCTCAAGTGCGAGGTCTCGCAGGACGGCCGGGTCCGCGGCCGCCGCAACGCGATGCTCGACGACTCCGACGTGCACTGGCACCGGCAGATCAAGGCCGCGGTCGGCGGTGTCACCGCCGTGGTCACCGGCGACCCCGCCGTCTTCGTCTCCGTCTCCGCCGCCCACCAGGGGCCCGACGGCGGCGGCCCCGTCGCCGCCATCGTCGACCTCGCCCCCCGCTGA
- a CDS encoding carbamate kinase, whose product MLALGGNAMTNAEGRARPEDQIAAAEVAMAAVAELLAHDVEVVITHGNGPQVGNLLVKNELAAAVVPPVPLDWCGAQTQATLGFVLMDALEAALASRGVERRTAAVVTRALVDPHDPGFAKPTKPIGRFLPADEARLLVEHGEVWEDRGEKGWRRVVASPEPQDILDAPAVLALIDAGFVVVANGGGGIPVVRRADGSLTGVEAVIDKDLGAALLGVMVGADVLVVATDVPQAVLGFGTPEAEPIGRVGLARMQEYAEQGHFASGSMGPKVDAVCRFVQATDQPGVITSLDGIVAAVTEIGSAGTVVLAD is encoded by the coding sequence ATGCTGGCACTGGGCGGCAACGCGATGACCAACGCCGAGGGACGGGCCCGGCCCGAGGACCAGATCGCGGCCGCCGAGGTCGCCATGGCCGCGGTCGCCGAGCTGCTGGCGCACGACGTCGAGGTGGTGATCACCCACGGCAACGGGCCCCAGGTGGGCAACCTGCTGGTCAAGAACGAGCTCGCGGCGGCCGTCGTGCCCCCGGTGCCGCTCGACTGGTGCGGAGCGCAGACCCAGGCGACGCTCGGTTTCGTGCTGATGGACGCGCTGGAGGCGGCGCTGGCCTCACGCGGGGTGGAGCGACGGACGGCGGCCGTGGTGACCCGCGCCCTGGTCGACCCGCACGACCCGGGCTTCGCCAAGCCGACCAAGCCGATCGGGCGCTTCCTGCCCGCCGACGAGGCCCGGCTGCTGGTCGAGCACGGCGAGGTCTGGGAGGACCGCGGCGAGAAGGGCTGGCGGCGGGTGGTGGCCTCGCCGGAGCCCCAGGACATCCTCGACGCGCCGGCGGTGCTGGCGCTGATCGATGCAGGCTTCGTGGTCGTGGCCAACGGCGGCGGCGGGATCCCCGTCGTACGCCGTGCGGACGGGTCGCTGACCGGCGTCGAGGCGGTGATCGACAAGGACCTCGGGGCAGCCCTGCTCGGGGTGATGGTCGGCGCCGACGTGCTGGTCGTGGCCACCGACGTGCCCCAGGCGGTGCTGGGCTTCGGCACTCCCGAGGCCGAGCCGATCGGGCGGGTCGGGCTGGCGCGGATGCAGGAGTACGCCGAGCAGGGCCACTTCGCCAGCGGCTCCATGGGGCCCAAGGTCGACGCCGTGTGCCGGTTCGTCCAGGCCACCGACCAGCCCGGGGTGATCACCAGCCTTGACGGCATCGTCGCGGCCGTGACCGAGATCGGCAGCGCCGGGACGGTCGTGCTCGCCGACTAG
- a CDS encoding HAD-IIA family hydrolase: MTESKPIHTWLTDMDGVLVHEEDPIPGAAEFIDALKASGLKYLLLTNNSIYTRRDLRARLLGSGIDVPEERIFTSALATADFLDDQRPGGSAYVVGESGLITAMHEVGYVMTDRNPDYVVLGETRTYSFEAITKAIRLIESGARFIATNPDVSGPSHQGTLPATGSVAALISTATGHKPYFVGKPNPLMMRSALNRIEAHSETTVMVGDRMDTDIVSGLEAGLRTILVTTGSTRPEQVERFPYRPTRVVDSIADLVDLVAERA; the protein is encoded by the coding sequence ATGACGGAGTCCAAGCCGATCCACACGTGGCTCACCGACATGGACGGCGTGCTGGTCCACGAGGAGGACCCGATCCCGGGGGCGGCGGAGTTCATCGACGCCCTCAAGGCCAGCGGCCTGAAGTACCTCCTGCTGACCAACAACTCGATCTACACCCGGCGCGACCTGCGGGCGCGGCTGCTGGGCAGCGGCATCGACGTCCCCGAGGAGCGGATCTTCACCTCCGCCCTGGCCACCGCGGACTTCCTCGACGACCAGCGCCCCGGCGGTTCGGCGTACGTCGTGGGGGAGAGCGGGCTGATCACCGCGATGCACGAGGTCGGCTACGTGATGACCGACCGCAACCCGGACTACGTCGTGCTCGGCGAGACCCGCACCTACTCCTTCGAGGCGATCACCAAGGCGATCCGGCTGATCGAGAGCGGTGCCCGGTTCATCGCCACCAACCCCGACGTCAGCGGCCCGAGCCACCAGGGCACCCTCCCGGCCACGGGCAGCGTCGCCGCCCTGATCAGTACGGCGACCGGCCACAAGCCCTACTTCGTCGGCAAGCCCAACCCGCTGATGATGCGCAGCGCGCTGAACCGGATCGAGGCGCACTCCGAGACCACGGTGATGGTCGGCGACCGGATGGACACCGACATCGTCAGCGGCCTCGAGGCCGGCCTGCGCACGATCCTGGTCACCACCGGCTCGACCCGCCCCGAGCAGGTCGAGCGCTTCCCCTACCGCCCGACCCGCGTCGTCGACTCGATCGCCGACCTGGTCGACCTCGTGGCCGAGCGCGCCTGA
- a CDS encoding DUF4234 domain-containing protein encodes MSDENAPPPAHDAPSTAGSAPPPNAYGGQPLATTGPVGSVRSTGVGILLFIVTLGIYGLYWYFKSHDEMKRYSGEGIGGGLALVLGFFVGIVMAFLTPMEVGKLYERRGQPAPVSALTGLWILLPLVGGIVWFVKTNCALNDFWRSAGAR; translated from the coding sequence ATGTCCGACGAGAACGCGCCACCACCCGCCCACGACGCACCCTCCACCGCGGGCTCGGCTCCGCCGCCGAACGCCTACGGTGGCCAGCCGCTGGCGACGACGGGTCCGGTCGGCTCGGTGCGCTCGACCGGTGTCGGCATCCTGCTGTTCATCGTCACCCTGGGCATCTACGGCCTCTACTGGTACTTCAAGTCCCACGACGAGATGAAGCGCTACTCCGGCGAGGGCATCGGCGGCGGGCTCGCGCTGGTGCTCGGCTTCTTCGTGGGCATCGTGATGGCGTTCCTCACCCCCATGGAGGTCGGCAAGCTCTACGAGCGCCGTGGACAGCCGGCGCCCGTCAGTGCCCTGACCGGGCTGTGGATCCTGCTGCCGCTGGTGGGCGGGATCGTGTGGTTCGTCAAGACGAACTGCGCGCTGAACGACTTCTGGCGGTCGGCCGGCGCGCGCTGA
- a CDS encoding ATP-dependent helicase: protein MPEATTYRLVPPAHAVAVPVSLDADQQRVVDHAGGPLLVLAGPGTGKTTTLVEAIADRIEHRGVHPDNVLGLTFSRKAAEHLRDRVAARVGRTMSGSTCLTFHSFAYALIRQWTPRELYDEPLRLLSAPEQDVVLQQILTTEAESIVWPEAVSGALGTRGFATEVAQVLARAQEKGLGYDALRALGEREGLPEFVAAAAFMEQYDVVSGNQNFLDYASLIATAVRMLQDPDQPVRDELRRRYTHVFVDEYQDTDPAQVALLRAIAGGAGPGSDGRELVVVGDPHQAIYGFRGADVRGILDFPTAFPQPGGEPAETVVLGTTRRFGSHILRPAQRVAARLPLPVGVPRAALERFLDPGSAAADDGRVEILTFDTDRAEAEHLADLLRRAHLEDGVGWSEMAVLVRSGRSTIPGLRRALLAAGVPVEVASDDTPLVREPAVMPLLDALAAAVDAHVVDATDPSYVDPGRAADLLASPLADMDATDVRALARRLRTRERRVADTEGRTPRPSPELVREALLDPSVLAGVADRGDAEHRALALATLLRTVRDELADGATVEQALWVLWDGTTWPERLLAATRRGGVAARMAHRDLDSVCALFDAASRAEDQQEHTSAESFLHTLRAQQIPGDTLAEQGVRDDAVRLLTAHRAKGLEWPLVVVAHAQEDAWPDLRRRATLLRADRIGVGGLLVPPTSVRELLADERRLFYVACTRAQRRLVVTAVASSDDDGEQPSRFLSELYPTDDGHRITHVEGRPRRPLSLVGLVAELRRTTADDRVPEPLRDAAAARLARLATEHRAGHVRVPGADPATWWGTHAWTRGAEPLRPPGEPVVVSASALTSLTTCPAQWFLNREAGAERATTQAQGFGNVVHALADRIGRGDEPIEGRTRSEVVDALMVHVDEVWGQIPFRTPWSSGREREEVRDALTRFLVRHEAAARELIATEVPIRAEVALPDGQHVLLHGYADRLELDAQGRVVVVDLKTGKGKPTQEEIEEHPQLGLYQLAVEHGAVEGHRAPGGAELWQLRQEVGGSMRVQTQDVQVPGDDGTRVIERQLMEAATRLRTEEFPTRPGGHCDYCAFERFCPTRTAGTVLS, encoded by the coding sequence ATGCCGGAGGCCACGACGTACCGTCTCGTGCCGCCCGCCCATGCCGTCGCCGTCCCCGTCTCCCTCGACGCGGACCAGCAGCGTGTCGTCGACCACGCGGGCGGCCCGCTGCTGGTGCTGGCCGGGCCCGGCACCGGCAAGACCACCACCCTGGTCGAGGCGATCGCCGACCGGATCGAGCACCGTGGGGTCCACCCCGACAACGTCCTCGGCCTGACCTTCTCGCGCAAGGCCGCCGAGCACCTCCGCGACCGCGTGGCGGCCCGGGTCGGCCGCACCATGTCGGGCTCGACCTGCCTGACCTTCCACTCCTTCGCCTACGCGCTGATCCGGCAGTGGACCCCGCGCGAGCTGTACGACGAGCCGCTGCGACTGCTGAGCGCCCCCGAGCAGGACGTCGTGCTCCAGCAGATCCTCACCACCGAGGCCGAGTCGATCGTCTGGCCCGAGGCGGTCTCCGGGGCGCTGGGCACCCGCGGCTTCGCCACCGAGGTCGCCCAGGTGCTGGCGCGCGCCCAGGAGAAGGGGCTCGGCTACGACGCGCTGCGGGCGCTCGGCGAGCGCGAGGGCCTGCCGGAGTTCGTGGCCGCCGCCGCCTTCATGGAGCAGTACGACGTGGTGTCCGGCAACCAGAACTTCCTCGACTACGCCAGCCTGATCGCCACCGCCGTCCGGATGCTGCAGGACCCCGACCAGCCGGTCCGCGACGAGCTGCGCCGCCGCTACACCCATGTGTTCGTCGACGAGTACCAGGACACCGACCCGGCGCAGGTCGCCCTGCTCCGGGCCATCGCGGGCGGTGCTGGGCCGGGCTCCGACGGCCGCGAGCTGGTGGTGGTCGGCGACCCGCACCAGGCCATCTACGGCTTCCGGGGTGCCGACGTGCGCGGCATCCTCGACTTCCCCACGGCGTTCCCGCAGCCGGGTGGCGAGCCGGCCGAGACCGTGGTGCTCGGCACCACACGGCGGTTCGGGTCCCACATCCTGCGCCCGGCCCAGCGCGTCGCCGCCCGGCTGCCGCTGCCCGTCGGCGTGCCGCGAGCCGCGCTCGAGCGGTTCCTCGACCCCGGCTCGGCGGCCGCCGACGACGGCCGGGTCGAGATCCTCACGTTCGACACCGACCGGGCGGAGGCGGAGCACCTCGCCGACCTGCTCCGGCGTGCCCATCTCGAGGACGGCGTCGGCTGGTCGGAGATGGCGGTCCTGGTGCGCTCCGGGCGGAGCACGATCCCGGGGCTGCGGCGGGCCCTGCTGGCGGCGGGAGTGCCGGTCGAGGTGGCCTCCGACGACACCCCGCTGGTCCGCGAGCCCGCGGTGATGCCGCTGCTCGACGCTCTGGCCGCAGCCGTGGACGCCCACGTCGTCGACGCCACCGACCCGTCGTACGTCGATCCCGGCCGCGCCGCCGACCTCCTCGCGTCGCCGCTGGCCGACATGGACGCCACCGACGTCCGGGCCCTCGCCCGCCGGCTGCGCACCCGCGAGCGCCGGGTGGCCGACACCGAGGGCCGCACCCCGCGGCCGTCGCCCGAGCTGGTCCGCGAGGCCCTGCTCGACCCCTCGGTGCTCGCCGGCGTGGCCGACCGGGGTGACGCAGAGCACCGCGCCCTGGCCCTGGCCACCCTGCTGCGTACGGTGCGCGACGAGCTCGCCGACGGTGCCACCGTCGAGCAGGCCCTCTGGGTGCTGTGGGACGGCACGACCTGGCCCGAGCGGCTGCTCGCGGCCACCCGGCGCGGAGGCGTGGCGGCCCGGATGGCCCACCGCGACCTCGACAGCGTCTGTGCGCTGTTCGACGCGGCCTCGCGCGCGGAGGACCAGCAGGAGCACACCTCCGCCGAGTCGTTCCTGCACACGCTGCGGGCCCAGCAGATCCCGGGCGACACGCTCGCCGAGCAGGGAGTCCGCGACGACGCCGTGCGCCTGCTGACCGCCCACCGGGCCAAGGGCCTCGAGTGGCCGCTGGTCGTGGTCGCCCACGCCCAGGAGGACGCCTGGCCCGACCTGCGGCGCCGGGCCACCCTGCTCCGCGCCGACCGGATCGGCGTCGGTGGGCTGCTGGTGCCACCCACCTCGGTGCGCGAGCTGCTGGCCGACGAGCGCCGCCTCTTCTACGTCGCGTGCACGCGGGCCCAGCGACGGCTCGTGGTCACCGCCGTGGCCTCCAGCGACGACGACGGCGAGCAGCCCTCGCGCTTCCTCTCCGAGCTCTATCCGACCGACGACGGCCACCGGATCACCCATGTCGAGGGCCGGCCCCGACGGCCGCTGTCACTGGTCGGGCTGGTCGCCGAGCTGCGCCGTACCACCGCTGACGACCGCGTGCCCGAGCCGCTGCGCGACGCCGCCGCGGCCCGGCTGGCGCGGCTCGCCACCGAGCACCGGGCCGGTCACGTCCGGGTGCCGGGGGCCGATCCGGCGACCTGGTGGGGCACCCACGCCTGGACCCGCGGCGCCGAGCCACTGCGGCCGCCCGGGGAGCCCGTCGTCGTCTCCGCCAGCGCGCTGACCAGCCTGACCACCTGCCCGGCGCAGTGGTTCCTCAACCGCGAGGCCGGCGCGGAGCGGGCCACCACCCAGGCCCAGGGGTTCGGCAACGTCGTCCACGCCCTCGCCGACCGGATCGGTCGCGGCGACGAGCCGATCGAGGGCCGCACCCGCAGCGAGGTCGTGGACGCGCTGATGGTCCACGTCGACGAGGTGTGGGGGCAGATCCCGTTCCGCACCCCCTGGTCGAGCGGCCGCGAGCGCGAGGAGGTCCGCGACGCCCTGACCCGCTTCCTGGTCAGGCACGAGGCGGCGGCGCGCGAGCTGATCGCGACCGAGGTGCCGATCCGGGCCGAGGTCGCCCTCCCCGACGGGCAGCACGTCCTGCTCCACGGCTACGCCGACCGGCTGGAGCTCGACGCCCAGGGCCGGGTCGTGGTGGTCGACCTCAAGACCGGGAAGGGCAAGCCCACGCAGGAGGAGATCGAGGAGCACCCCCAGCTCGGGCTCTACCAGCTGGCCGTCGAGCACGGCGCGGTCGAGGGCCACCGGGCTCCGGGCGGCGCGGAGCTGTGGCAGCTGCGGCAGGAGGTCGGCGGCTCGATGCGGGTGCAGACCCAGGACGTGCAGGTCCCGGGCGACGACGGCACCCGGGTGATCGAGCGCCAGCTCATGGAGGCCGCGACCCGGCTGCGCACCGAGGAGTTCCCGACCCGGCCGGGCGGCCACTGCGACTACTGCGCTTTCGAGAGGTTCTGCCCGACCCGTACGGCCGGCACGGTGCTGTCGTGA
- a CDS encoding CaiB/BaiF CoA transferase family protein codes for MSEGPLADVVVLDLTRALAGPQAAMMLGDLGARVIKVESATGDDTRAWGPPWAGVAADDGPHDSSYFMSANRNKESIVLDLKDPADADVLARLVGRCDVLLENFRVGVLDRLGFGVGRLHELNPRLVIGSITGFGHDGPEAHRAGYDQIAQGEGGLMSVTGTEQPTKVGVPIADLLAGMNLAFGVVAALHERHTTGVGRVVRTSLLAGVVGVHAFQGTRWTIGGEVPGIAGAHHPAIAPYGMFETATAPVQVAVGSEGLWQRFATAVGIDPGQERFRSNRERVAHRDELVGVIEEIFAAGPVEHWLELLLAAGIPAGKVRTMDDVYDWEQVRSQGLVLEVDHPAYGPLVLPGSPLRFDEQTFSGGRERHLAPPLLGEHSDAIRDWVADEGPGPASAR; via the coding sequence ATGAGCGAGGGACCGCTGGCGGACGTCGTCGTGCTCGACCTGACCCGCGCCCTGGCCGGGCCCCAGGCCGCGATGATGCTCGGCGACCTGGGCGCCCGGGTGATCAAGGTGGAGAGCGCGACCGGCGACGACACCAGGGCCTGGGGTCCGCCGTGGGCCGGCGTCGCGGCGGACGACGGACCGCACGACTCGTCGTACTTCATGTCGGCGAACCGCAACAAGGAGTCGATCGTCCTGGACCTGAAGGACCCGGCCGACGCCGACGTGCTGGCCCGGCTGGTCGGCCGCTGCGACGTGCTGCTGGAGAACTTCCGGGTCGGCGTGCTCGACCGGCTCGGCTTCGGGGTCGGCCGGCTGCACGAGCTCAACCCCCGGCTGGTGATCGGCTCGATCACCGGCTTCGGCCACGACGGGCCGGAGGCGCACCGCGCCGGCTACGACCAGATCGCGCAGGGCGAGGGCGGGCTGATGTCGGTGACCGGCACCGAGCAGCCGACCAAGGTCGGGGTGCCGATCGCCGATCTCCTGGCCGGGATGAACCTCGCGTTCGGCGTCGTGGCCGCGCTCCACGAGCGGCACACCACCGGGGTCGGCCGGGTCGTCCGCACCTCGCTCCTCGCCGGGGTGGTCGGCGTGCACGCGTTCCAGGGCACCCGGTGGACGATCGGCGGCGAGGTGCCGGGCATCGCCGGTGCCCATCACCCTGCGATCGCGCCGTACGGGATGTTCGAGACGGCGACCGCGCCGGTGCAGGTGGCCGTGGGCTCCGAGGGCCTGTGGCAGCGGTTCGCAACCGCGGTCGGCATCGATCCCGGCCAGGAGCGCTTCCGCAGCAACCGGGAGCGGGTCGCCCACCGCGACGAGCTGGTCGGGGTGATCGAGGAGATCTTCGCGGCCGGGCCGGTCGAGCACTGGCTCGAGCTGCTCCTTGCCGCGGGCATCCCGGCCGGCAAGGTCCGGACGATGGACGACGTGTACGACTGGGAGCAGGTGCGGTCCCAGGGGCTGGTGCTCGAGGTCGACCACCCGGCTTACGGCCCCCTGGTGCTGCCTGGCTCGCCGCTGCGCTTCGACGAGCAGACGTTCTCCGGCGGCCGTGAGCGGCACCTCGCTCCCCCGCTGCTGGGCGAGCACAGCGACGCGATCCGGGACTGGGTGGCGGACGAGGGACCTGGGCCGGCCTCGGCTCGCTGA